The following are from one region of the Chloracidobacterium sp. genome:
- a CDS encoding BrxA/BrxB family bacilliredoxin: MPYPEIMIHGMRAELARLGIEETKSSEAVVDAVKNTDGTLMVVVNSVCGCAAGGVRPGIAMALQNSESKPDRAITVFAGADIDATDTAREFFTGYPPSSPAIGLIKNGELVQMFERKDLEGRHPMMIADALTEAFEKHCRRSDAAVS; this comes from the coding sequence ATGCCATATCCAGAGATAATGATCCACGGAATGCGGGCGGAACTGGCGCGGCTCGGGATCGAAGAAACGAAGTCGAGCGAGGCGGTGGTAGACGCGGTGAAAAACACCGACGGCACACTAATGGTCGTCGTTAATTCAGTTTGCGGTTGTGCTGCAGGAGGCGTAAGGCCCGGGATAGCAATGGCGCTGCAAAATTCCGAATCGAAACCCGATCGGGCGATCACCGTATTTGCCGGTGCCGATATCGACGCAACTGACACCGCTCGCGAGTTCTTTACTGGTTATCCGCCTTCTTCTCCGGCGATCGGATTGATCAAGAACGGAGAACTGGTTCAAATGTTCGAACGAAAGGATCTCGAAGGCCGCCATCCGATGATGATCGCTGACGCGCTTACCGAGGCTTTTGAAAAGCACTGCAGAAGATCGGACGCAGCTGTAAGCTGA
- a CDS encoding PilZ domain-containing protein — protein MSINQRKHTRFSLDIPATIVTKFGDRQETLLQQISIGGCFTDWEENIYAGDEFRLEIELPNKNRLPLKCKAIYRFEDTGIGVRFYEISQFEQELISKIISERMIREGLPIFPDPFNQPSKYIEEDESPKITNRRHEREEMLEKAMSGEEIA, from the coding sequence ATGTCGATCAATCAACGAAAACACACCCGCTTCTCTTTGGATATACCTGCGACGATCGTCACAAAATTTGGCGATCGCCAGGAAACGCTTTTGCAGCAGATAAGCATCGGCGGCTGTTTCACAGATTGGGAAGAGAATATCTATGCCGGCGATGAGTTTCGGTTAGAGATCGAACTTCCGAACAAAAACAGGCTTCCGCTTAAATGCAAGGCGATCTACCGCTTTGAAGACACGGGGATCGGAGTTCGGTTTTACGAGATATCGCAGTTCGAACAGGAACTTATATCGAAGATCATTTCAGAGCGAATGATCCGCGAGGGCCTGCCAATATTTCCTGACCCGTTCAATCAGCCTTCGAAATACATCGAAGAGGACGAAAGCCCAAAGATAACCAATCGCAGGCATGAACGGGAGGAAATGCTCGAAAAGGCGATGTCAGGTGAAGAAATTGCCTGA
- the cyaB gene encoding class IV adenylate cyclase: MNIETEIKYRLSPKRLDEITKKIVDLGAVFHKEVFEVNYQHRGGEMDERGATLRLRKIGDHTVLTYKEKIKTDSGAKRKIEYETSVGDVESTEKIIERLGYRLTAVYEKRRKYWHLDDVEIVLDELPFGLYMEIEGTIDSIEKAEKKLGLATIEREPRGYPRLTIKYGTLNGTVAEARFERKATA; this comes from the coding sequence ATGAACATCGAAACTGAGATCAAGTACCGGCTTAGCCCGAAACGACTCGACGAAATAACCAAGAAGATCGTCGATCTCGGCGCCGTATTTCACAAAGAAGTGTTCGAGGTCAACTATCAACATCGTGGCGGCGAAATGGATGAACGTGGAGCGACCCTCCGACTGCGAAAGATCGGTGACCACACCGTCCTTACTTACAAGGAGAAGATAAAGACCGATTCGGGTGCGAAAAGGAAGATCGAATACGAAACTTCGGTCGGCGATGTCGAATCGACGGAGAAGATCATCGAGCGCCTGGGTTATCGCCTTACGGCGGTCTACGAAAAGCGTCGTAAATACTGGCATCTGGATGATGTTGAGATCGTCCTGGATGAACTACCTTTCGGACTGTACATGGAGATCGAAGGAACGATCGATTCGATCGAAAAGGCTGAAAAGAAACTCGGTCTCGCAACGATCGAACGAGAGCCGAGAGGGTATCCGCGATTGACGATCAAATACGGGACATTGAACGGCACAGTTGCCGAAGCACGATTTGAACGAAAAGCTACAGCCTAA